A region from the Acidobacteriota bacterium genome encodes:
- a CDS encoding pyruvate, phosphate dikinase — MNRSEQEIQRTRDRIEALLARYPLLAEKINRAFLLALHRKGAVSIDDIYQRARRRAKRDAPETAPAESPGENVPQAKRWDELEKRFIREITLEEAARHMTAEEVEDLVYLVHRREEAQTLEEIANLSTVSFRLLADRIRDYCRLPVGPTKVPQRESLAVRVALIRQLISSQLEFIGVAKRYLRIRDFADLVERIIGDDRGIGSIGGKAAGMLLAHRIIEAAQREDPRAPKMPVAVPDSFFLRSDVIERFLDINGLVELQAHKYKSLDEVRDEYPLILEMFKNSEFPKPETDQLREVLRRVGSHPLIVRSSSLLEDRFGTSFAGKYRSVFVANQGTPEENLAELIGAIVEVYASILHPDPISYRQRHNLLDFDENMAVLIQKVVGRRCGRYFLPVWAGVAFCRNEYRWTPRIRREDGLARIVFGLGTRAVDRVSSDYPRMMPLGMPTLRPEAGDEEIVRYSQRLVDVIDLEENRFDTRPVREVLGCPEVRALPGLDQVFSVMREGHLQRPAGTRLHAPPEQLVVTFDKFAASPYPGFLRWMLGTIEKAYGCPVDVEFAYDGRMFHILQCRPQAWREEDIRITIPENVPAERRIFSSSRNITNGSVHNIRYIVLIDPKDYDRIGTMERRHRIVRVVNRLNERLAGERFILMGPGRWGTNDPRLGVPVGYADINNTRMLIEIARLRGGHLPEVSFGTHFFQDLVEADIRYLALYPDDEGELFNESFLHGSPNRLAEILPDYADFAGVVRVIDVSRESPGLLLHVDMDGEHQQALGYLGPPA; from the coding sequence ATGAACCGGTCGGAACAGGAGATCCAGCGGACCCGGGACCGCATCGAGGCGCTGCTGGCACGCTACCCGCTGCTGGCCGAGAAGATCAACCGTGCCTTTCTCCTCGCGCTGCACCGCAAAGGGGCGGTGTCGATCGACGACATCTATCAGCGCGCCCGGCGGCGCGCGAAGCGCGATGCCCCGGAAACCGCCCCCGCCGAATCCCCGGGCGAGAACGTCCCCCAGGCGAAGCGATGGGACGAGCTGGAGAAGCGCTTCATCCGCGAGATCACCCTGGAGGAGGCGGCGCGTCACATGACCGCCGAGGAGGTGGAGGATCTCGTCTATCTCGTCCACCGCCGGGAAGAAGCGCAGACGCTGGAAGAGATCGCCAACCTCTCCACCGTCTCGTTCCGGCTCCTCGCTGACAGGATCCGGGACTACTGCCGGCTGCCCGTCGGTCCGACCAAGGTTCCCCAGCGGGAGTCGCTCGCCGTCCGGGTCGCCTTGATCCGGCAGCTCATCTCCAGCCAGCTCGAGTTCATCGGGGTGGCGAAGCGCTATCTCCGGATCCGCGACTTCGCCGATCTCGTCGAGCGGATCATCGGAGACGATCGCGGCATCGGCAGCATCGGAGGCAAAGCCGCCGGGATGTTGCTCGCCCACCGCATCATCGAGGCGGCTCAGCGAGAGGATCCGCGGGCGCCGAAGATGCCGGTGGCCGTGCCCGACTCCTTTTTCCTCCGGTCCGACGTGATCGAGCGGTTTCTCGACATCAACGGTCTCGTCGAACTGCAGGCGCACAAGTACAAGTCCCTCGACGAGGTCCGGGACGAATACCCGCTGATCCTCGAGATGTTCAAGAACTCGGAGTTCCCCAAGCCCGAGACGGATCAGCTCCGGGAAGTTCTCCGGCGCGTCGGCTCCCATCCACTGATCGTGCGCTCTTCGAGTCTCCTCGAGGACCGCTTCGGAACCTCCTTCGCGGGGAAGTACCGCAGCGTCTTCGTCGCGAACCAGGGGACCCCCGAGGAGAATCTCGCCGAGTTGATCGGAGCGATCGTCGAGGTCTACGCGAGCATCCTTCATCCCGATCCGATCAGCTACCGCCAGCGGCACAACCTGCTCGACTTCGACGAGAACATGGCCGTGCTGATCCAGAAGGTCGTGGGGAGGAGATGTGGCCGCTATTTCCTGCCGGTCTGGGCCGGGGTCGCATTCTGCCGGAACGAGTACCGATGGACCCCGCGCATTCGGCGTGAGGACGGGCTCGCTCGGATCGTGTTCGGTTTGGGAACGCGCGCCGTCGACCGCGTCTCCTCCGATTACCCGCGGATGATGCCGTTGGGTATGCCGACGCTGCGCCCCGAAGCGGGCGACGAGGAGATCGTCCGCTACTCCCAGCGTCTGGTCGACGTCATCGACCTCGAGGAGAACCGGTTCGACACCCGGCCGGTACGCGAGGTGCTCGGGTGCCCGGAGGTGCGGGCTCTGCCCGGTCTGGACCAGGTCTTCTCGGTCATGCGCGAGGGCCACCTTCAGCGCCCGGCCGGCACGAGGTTGCACGCTCCGCCCGAGCAGCTCGTGGTCACCTTCGACAAGTTCGCCGCCTCGCCGTATCCGGGGTTTCTCCGCTGGATGCTCGGCACGATCGAGAAGGCCTACGGCTGCCCCGTGGACGTCGAGTTCGCCTATGACGGGCGGATGTTCCACATCCTTCAGTGCCGCCCGCAGGCGTGGCGCGAGGAGGATATCCGGATCACGATTCCGGAGAACGTTCCGGCGGAGCGCCGCATCTTCTCGTCGAGCCGCAACATCACCAACGGCTCGGTGCACAACATCCGGTACATCGTTCTCATCGATCCCAAGGACTACGACCGGATCGGAACGATGGAGCGCCGCCACAGGATCGTGCGGGTGGTGAACCGGCTGAACGAGCGCCTCGCCGGGGAGCGTTTCATCCTCATGGGACCCGGGCGCTGGGGCACGAACGACCCGCGGCTCGGCGTCCCCGTCGGCTACGCCGACATCAACAACACCAGGATGCTCATCGAGATCGCGCGACTGAGGGGAGGCCATCTGCCGGAGGTCTCGTTCGGAACGCACTTCTTCCAGGATCTCGTCGAGGCCGACATCCGGTACCTGGCGCTCTACCCGGACGACGAGGGGGAGCTGTTCAACGAGAGCTTCCTCCACGGCTCGCCCAATCGCCTCGCCGAGATCCTGCCCGACTACGCCGACTTCGCGGGCGTGGTCCGGGTCATCGACGTCTCCCGGGAATCGCCGGGCCTCCTGCTCCACGTCGACATGGACGGCG